One part of the Fusobacterium pseudoperiodonticum genome encodes these proteins:
- the rfaD gene encoding ADP-glyceromanno-heptose 6-epimerase, with product MIIVTGGAGMIGSAFVWKLNEMGIKDILIVDKLRTEDKWLNIRKREYYDWIDKDNLKEWLSHKENADKIEAVIHMGACSATTETDGDFLMDNNYAYTKFLWNFCAEKNIKYIYASSAATYGMGELGYNDDVTPEELQKLRPLNKYGYSKKFFDDWAFKQESQPKQWNGLKFFNVYGPQEYHKGRMASMVFHTYHQYKENGYVKLFKSYKEGFKDGEQLRDFVYVKDVVDIMYFMLTNDVKSGIYNIGTGKARSFMDLSMATMRAASHNDNLDKNEVVKLIEMPEDLQGKYQYFTEAKINKLREIGYTKEMHSLEEGVKDYVQNYLAKEDSYL from the coding sequence ATGATAATTGTTACAGGTGGAGCTGGAATGATAGGTAGTGCTTTTGTGTGGAAACTTAATGAAATGGGTATAAAAGATATACTAATAGTTGACAAATTAAGAACAGAAGACAAATGGTTAAATATCAGAAAAAGAGAATATTATGACTGGATAGATAAAGATAATCTAAAAGAATGGTTATCTCATAAAGAAAATGCAGATAAGATAGAAGCGGTTATCCATATGGGAGCTTGTTCAGCTACAACAGAAACAGATGGAGATTTTTTAATGGATAATAACTATGCCTATACAAAATTCTTATGGAATTTCTGTGCAGAAAAAAATATTAAATATATCTATGCATCTTCAGCTGCAACTTATGGTATGGGTGAACTTGGATACAATGACGATGTGACTCCAGAAGAATTACAAAAATTAAGACCTTTAAATAAATATGGTTATTCAAAGAAATTTTTTGATGACTGGGCATTTAAACAAGAATCTCAACCTAAACAATGGAATGGGTTGAAATTTTTTAATGTCTATGGACCACAAGAATACCATAAAGGAAGAATGGCATCAATGGTGTTTCATACATACCATCAATATAAGGAAAATGGTTATGTAAAACTTTTTAAATCATATAAAGAAGGATTTAAAGACGGAGAACAACTAAGAGATTTCGTCTATGTGAAAGATGTTGTAGATATAATGTATTTTATGTTGACTAACGATGTTAAATCAGGAATATATAACATAGGTACAGGAAAAGCAAGAAGTTTTATGGATTTATCTATGGCAACAATGAGAGCAGCTTCTCACAATGATAATTTAGATAAGAATGAAGTTGTAAAATTAATTGAAATGCCTGAAGATTTACAAGGAAAATATCAATATTTTACAGAAGCAAAAATAAATAAATTAAGAGAAATAGGATATACAAAAGAAATGCATAGTCTTGAAGAAGGAGTTAAAGATTATGTTCAAAATTATCTAGCTAAAGAAGATTCTTATCTATAA
- the fplA gene encoding autotransporter phospholipase A1 FplA, producing the protein MKKIIFLTYIFLIFNFTYSEEIKLKTKEDVEIEKMEEQIKNLQDKIENTKKIKSAKDNKNLKVALVLSGGGVKGYAHLGVLRVLERENIKIDYITGTSIGALIGTLYSIGYSVDEIEKFLDDINVSSFLETVTDNTNLSLEKKESLKKYSAYLSFDNELNFSFPKGLKGTGEEYLILKKMLGKYEYMDNFDDFPIPLRIVATNLNTGETKAFSKGDVAKVLIASMAIPSIFEPMKIDGEIYVDGLVSRNLPVEEAYDMGADIVIASDIGAPVVEKDDYNILSVMSQANTIQASNITKVSREKASILISPDVKDISAIASSKKEELMKLGKVAAEKEIDKIRLLAKNDNEKKKEKFVSDNDVKIIINKIEYSEKFSNNTITVLNDIFKDLLNKPISKKDIDKKIIDVYSSKYMDKVYYTINDDTLIIDGEKPHSNKVGLGFNYLTGYGTTFNIGSDLVFNGKFKNNINFNFKFGDYLGVDFATLSYYGVKNRFGFLTNIGYNENPFFLYDNKRKTAKFISREAYFKLGLFNQPTNNTVLSYGILSKFSSLKQDTGGNETKSLEYSENSTKTYLSFKYDNLDSISNPMKGVKTNFVYNFSSSFGKSKSNLYGPTFTLKGYVPINPKFSLIYGLNYSSLRGDNIRADRKIKLGGMNTNIDNNDFEFYGYNYQEKQMKDLINLTLGFKHKIVYSLYFNTKFNIATFNEDNPMQRYNSRMWKDYSQGLGFSLTYDSPIGPIEFSVSSDLKNVKPIGSISIGYKFD; encoded by the coding sequence ATGAAAAAAATAATTTTCTTAACATATATATTTTTAATTTTTAATTTCACTTATTCAGAAGAAATAAAATTAAAAACAAAAGAAGATGTTGAAATTGAAAAAATGGAAGAGCAGATAAAAAATTTACAAGATAAAATAGAAAATACTAAAAAAATAAAATCAGCTAAGGATAATAAAAATTTAAAAGTTGCCTTAGTTTTAAGTGGTGGTGGAGTAAAGGGTTATGCCCATCTTGGAGTTTTAAGAGTTCTTGAAAGAGAAAATATTAAAATAGACTATATAACTGGTACTAGTATAGGAGCTTTGATTGGAACACTGTATTCTATTGGTTACTCTGTTGATGAAATTGAAAAATTCTTAGATGATATTAATGTTAGTAGTTTTTTGGAAACTGTTACTGATAACACTAATTTATCTTTAGAGAAAAAAGAAAGTTTAAAAAAGTATAGTGCTTACCTTAGTTTTGATAATGAACTAAACTTCTCTTTTCCCAAAGGTTTAAAAGGAACTGGAGAAGAATATCTAATTCTAAAAAAGATGCTAGGAAAATATGAATATATGGATAATTTTGATGATTTCCCTATACCTTTAAGAATAGTTGCAACTAACTTAAACACAGGAGAAACTAAGGCTTTTTCTAAGGGTGATGTTGCAAAAGTTTTAATAGCTTCCATGGCTATTCCTTCTATCTTTGAGCCTATGAAAATAGATGGAGAAATATATGTTGATGGTCTTGTAAGTAGAAACTTACCAGTTGAAGAAGCCTATGATATGGGAGCAGATATTGTTATCGCCTCTGATATAGGAGCTCCTGTTGTAGAAAAAGATGATTATAATATCTTGAGTGTTATGAGCCAAGCAAATACTATACAAGCTTCTAATATAACTAAAGTTTCAAGAGAAAAAGCATCTATTTTGATAAGTCCTGATGTTAAGGATATCTCTGCTATAGCTTCATCAAAAAAGGAAGAGTTGATGAAACTTGGTAAGGTTGCAGCAGAAAAAGAAATTGATAAAATTAGATTATTAGCTAAAAATGATAATGAAAAGAAAAAAGAAAAGTTTGTCAGTGATAACGATGTTAAAATTATTATAAATAAAATAGAATACAGTGAAAAATTCAGTAATAATACTATTACAGTTTTAAACGATATTTTTAAAGATCTACTGAATAAACCTATCTCTAAAAAAGATATAGATAAAAAAATAATTGATGTATATAGCTCTAAATATATGGATAAGGTTTACTATACTATCAATGATGACACTTTAATTATAGATGGTGAAAAACCTCATTCAAACAAGGTAGGTTTAGGATTCAATTACTTAACAGGCTATGGTACGACTTTTAATATAGGTTCTGACTTAGTTTTCAATGGAAAATTTAAGAATAATATTAATTTTAACTTTAAATTTGGAGACTATTTAGGAGTTGATTTTGCTACTCTTTCATACTATGGAGTAAAAAATAGATTTGGTTTTCTTACAAATATAGGTTACAATGAAAATCCATTTTTCCTATATGATAATAAGAGAAAAACTGCTAAATTCATAAGCAGGGAAGCATATTTTAAGCTAGGTCTTTTTAATCAACCTACAAATAATACTGTACTTTCTTATGGGATTTTATCTAAGTTCTCTAGTCTAAAACAAGATACTGGTGGCAATGAAACAAAGTCATTAGAATACTCTGAAAATTCGACTAAGACTTATTTAAGTTTTAAATACGATAACTTAGACTCTATAAGTAATCCTATGAAGGGAGTTAAAACTAACTTTGTATATAATTTTTCAAGTTCTTTTGGAAAATCAAAATCTAATTTATATGGACCTACCTTCACTCTTAAAGGATATGTCCCTATAAATCCAAAATTTTCTCTTATCTATGGTTTAAATTATTCTAGTCTTAGAGGTGACAATATAAGAGCTGATAGAAAAATTAAACTTGGAGGTATGAATACAAATATAGACAATAACGATTTTGAATTCTATGGTTATAATTATCAAGAAAAGCAAATGAAGGATTTAATTAATCTAACTTTAGGTTTTAAACATAAAATTGTGTATTCACTTTATTTTAATACTAAATTTAATATTGCTACATTTAACGAAGATAATCCAATGCAAAGGTATAATTCTAGAATGTGGAAAGATTATTCTCAAGGTTTAGGTTTTTCTTTAACTTATGATTCTCCTATAGGACCTATTGAATTTTCTGTATCTTCAGATTTAAAAAATGTAAAACCTATTGGAAGTATATCTATTGGTTATAAATTCGATTAA
- a CDS encoding sulfite exporter TauE/SafE family protein gives MFQDFDVMKFLILAVFCFIASVVDAISGGGGLISLPAYFAVGFPPHMALGTNKLSAFLSTFASAFKFWKAKKVNVEIVSKLFLFSLAGAVLGVKTAVSIDTKYFKPISFAILIVVFLYALKNKSMGEVNYYKGTTPKTILLGKIMAFCLGFYDGFLGPGTAAFLMFCLIKIFKLDFSSASGNTKILNLSSNFASLVVFAFLGKLNWLYGIPIALVMTVGAIIGARLAILKGNKFIKPVFLVVTIVLILKMSVEIFF, from the coding sequence ATGTTTCAGGATTTTGATGTTATGAAATTTTTAATTCTTGCAGTTTTTTGTTTTATTGCCTCTGTTGTTGATGCAATTTCTGGTGGAGGAGGTCTTATTTCTTTACCAGCATACTTTGCTGTAGGTTTTCCACCTCATATGGCATTAGGGACAAACAAACTTTCAGCTTTCCTTTCTACTTTTGCCAGTGCATTTAAGTTCTGGAAGGCTAAAAAAGTAAATGTAGAGATTGTTTCAAAATTGTTTCTTTTCTCTCTTGCAGGAGCTGTTTTAGGTGTTAAAACTGCTGTTTCTATAGATACAAAGTATTTTAAGCCTATTTCTTTTGCAATTTTAATCGTAGTTTTTCTTTATGCTTTAAAGAATAAGTCTATGGGTGAGGTTAATTACTATAAAGGTACTACCCCAAAAACTATTTTACTTGGAAAAATTATGGCTTTTTGTTTAGGTTTCTACGATGGTTTCTTAGGCCCAGGTACAGCAGCATTTTTAATGTTTTGTCTAATTAAAATATTTAAATTAGATTTCTCTTCAGCGAGTGGAAACACTAAAATTCTAAATCTTTCAAGTAACTTTGCAAGCTTAGTTGTCTTTGCATTTTTAGGAAAATTAAACTGGCTTTATGGTATACCTATTGCTCTTGTTATGACTGTTGGAGCTATTATTGGTGCAAGACTTGCAATACTAAAAGGAAATAAATTTATTAAACCTGTATTCCTTGTAGTAACTATAGTTTTAATATTAAAAATGTCTGTGGAAATATTCTTTTAA
- a CDS encoding aldose epimerase family protein gives MEEIKVYKLENEFLKVELLNLGATIKKLEVKDKNGNFRNVVLGFDDIEKYRENPAYFGAIIGRTAGRIKNTELKIGDKTYNLDSNNNGNTLHGGKNSISHRFWTVEKIENGLVFSIDSPHLDNGYPANLKIKVSYILNKNELELRYFAKADSLTYLNLTNHSYFNLNGNPENTIYEDILKINSDYLVGINENSIPCETIVLDNNIFDFRKSKKLKDFFTATDVQKTIANDGIDHPFIFNEKIGKLEIENLESGIKMSVETDNPAVVIYTGNYLQDIGFKKHSAICFETQEVPNLYLNPSFIDENKVYERYTKFIFN, from the coding sequence TTGGAAGAAATAAAAGTATATAAATTGGAAAATGAATTTTTGAAAGTTGAGCTTTTAAATTTAGGAGCTACTATAAAAAAACTTGAAGTAAAAGATAAGAATGGAAATTTTAGAAATGTTGTTCTTGGTTTTGATGATATTGAAAAATATAGAGAAAATCCTGCATATTTTGGAGCTATCATAGGTAGAACTGCTGGAAGAATTAAAAATACTGAGCTAAAAATAGGAGATAAAACATATAACTTAGACAGCAACAATAATGGAAATACCTTACATGGTGGAAAGAACTCTATCAGTCATAGATTTTGGACAGTAGAAAAGATTGAAAATGGTTTAGTTTTTTCTATAGATAGTCCTCACTTAGATAATGGTTATCCTGCTAATCTTAAAATTAAAGTTAGCTATATTTTAAATAAAAACGAATTGGAACTTAGATATTTTGCTAAAGCCGATAGTTTAACTTATTTAAATTTAACTAACCACAGTTATTTCAATCTAAATGGAAATCCTGAAAATACTATCTATGAAGATATTTTAAAAATCAATTCTGACTATTTAGTTGGTATAAACGAAAACTCTATTCCTTGTGAAACTATAGTCTTAGATAATAATATTTTTGACTTTAGAAAATCTAAGAAATTAAAAGATTTCTTTACAGCAACTGATGTTCAAAAAACTATTGCTAATGATGGTATAGATCATCCTTTTATCTTCAATGAAAAAATAGGAAAATTAGAAATAGAAAATCTTGAGTCTGGAATTAAAATGTCTGTTGAAACAGATAATCCTGCTGTTGTTATCTACACAGGAAACTATCTGCAAGATATAGGCTTTAAGAAGCATTCAGCTATCTGTTTTGAAACTCAAGAGGTTCCAAATCTATATCTTAATCCAAGTTTCATAGATGAAAATAAGGTTTATGAAAGATATACAAAATTTATTTTTAACTAG
- a CDS encoding retron system putative HNH endonuclease, producing MLKVNKKSEPEEFTKYKSKNKIINWDSFTTEIKQVLKQYLLEEQENRCCPYCEIEINLDKSHIEHIKPKNTFPKLLSDYNNLIVCCLESKRCGNSKANKWDELFINPVTENPEDYFKYDIKTGKIIPIFKDGEKNKKASYTIDLLNLNDNRLCDIRKTFIIKYMSSVEVREYLQGFPSLRRYLELLQN from the coding sequence ATGTTGAAAGTAAATAAGAAAAGTGAGCCAGAAGAATTTACAAAATATAAAAGTAAAAATAAAATAATAAATTGGGATAGTTTTACAACAGAAATTAAACAAGTTTTAAAACAATATCTATTAGAAGAACAAGAAAATAGATGTTGTCCTTATTGTGAAATAGAAATTAATTTAGATAAAAGTCATATTGAACATATTAAACCTAAAAATACATTTCCTAAACTTTTGTCAGATTATAATAATTTAATTGTTTGTTGTCTTGAAAGTAAAAGATGTGGGAATTCAAAAGCGAATAAGTGGGATGAACTTTTTATCAATCCTGTTACAGAAAACCCAGAAGATTATTTTAAGTATGATATAAAAACTGGAAAAATAATTCCAATATTTAAAGATGGTGAGAAAAATAAAAAAGCTAGTTATACAATAGACTTGTTGAACTTGAATGATAATAGATTATGTGATATAAGAAAAACATTTATAATTAAATACATGAGTAGTGTTGAAGTAAGAGAGTATTTGCAAGGATTCCCATCTCTGAGAAGATATTTAGAGCTGTTGCAAAATTAA
- a CDS encoding AAA family ATPase, translated as MKIEKVHIKNIKGIKDLELSFRKDNKILDVIVLAGVNGSGKTTILESIKDFFYNKNIDYDILEKSKAKLKIFFEDFEEQKIKEAENFSDANKNKLSDFFNALRLYSFDKNEKRASYEIQIAKRFENPPKIIYVPANNSFEEVETETSTLLRNYEFINVVNSELMEDIPSYIATRRNYLATIEEDLTMKEITNKVVKEINRIFSVLELDVKLKGFSKDEKTMPIFENSAGEEFNINDLSSGEKQLFLRTLSIKMLEPKNSIILIDEPELSLHPKWQQRIIEVYKKIGENNQIIIATHSPHILGSVSSENIFILYRDENGKIEAKTGDELYSSYGQPVERVLKDIMGLESVRTPKIEKDLEELRKLVDEDKYDTKEFKEKYNDLLEILGNTDEDLFLIDMDVKIKQKVNSNVESK; from the coding sequence ATGAAAATTGAAAAAGTCCACATAAAAAATATAAAAGGAATAAAAGATTTAGAACTTTCATTTAGGAAAGATAATAAAATTTTAGATGTAATTGTCTTAGCTGGAGTAAATGGAAGTGGTAAAACAACTATTTTAGAATCCATAAAAGATTTTTTTTATAATAAAAATATAGACTATGATATATTAGAAAAATCAAAAGCAAAATTAAAAATTTTTTTTGAAGATTTTGAAGAGCAAAAAATAAAAGAAGCAGAAAACTTTTCTGATGCTAATAAGAACAAATTATCAGATTTTTTTAATGCTTTAAGGCTATATTCTTTTGATAAAAATGAAAAAAGAGCTTCTTATGAGATTCAAATAGCAAAAAGATTTGAAAATCCACCTAAAATAATTTATGTTCCTGCAAATAATAGTTTTGAAGAAGTTGAAACGGAAACATCAACTTTATTAAGAAATTATGAATTTATAAATGTTGTAAATTCTGAACTTATGGAAGATATCCCTTCATATATAGCAACTAGAAGAAATTATCTTGCTACTATTGAAGAAGATTTAACTATGAAAGAAATTACTAATAAAGTAGTAAAAGAAATCAATAGAATTTTTAGTGTTTTAGAATTAGATGTTAAATTAAAAGGTTTTTCAAAAGATGAAAAAACTATGCCTATTTTTGAAAATTCTGCTGGTGAAGAGTTTAATATAAATGATTTGTCATCTGGAGAAAAGCAATTGTTTTTGAGAACCTTATCTATAAAAATGTTAGAGCCTAAAAATTCTATAATTTTGATAGATGAACCAGAATTGTCGTTACATCCAAAATGGCAACAAAGAATAATAGAAGTATATAAAAAGATTGGAGAAAACAATCAAATAATAATAGCAACTCATTCTCCACATATATTGGGAAGTGTTTCTAGTGAAAATATTTTTATCCTATACAGAGATGAAAATGGAAAGATAGAAGCTAAAACGGGAGATGAGTTATATTCTTCATATGGACAACCTGTTGAAAGAGTCCTTAAAGATATAATGGGCTTAGAATCAGTTAGAACACCGAAGATAGAGAAAGACTTAGAAGAACTGAGAAAACTTGTAGATGAAGACAAGTATGACACAAAAGAATTTAAAGAAAAATACAATGATCTTCTTGAAATATTAGGAAATACAGATGAAGATTTATTCCTTATAGATATGGATGTAAAAATAAAACAAAAGGTGAATTCTAATGTTGAAAGTAAATAA
- the tnpB gene encoding IS200/IS605 family element RNA-guided endonuclease TnpB, translating into MKIVKKAYKFRIYPTLEQIIFFSKNFGCVRKIYNLMLDDRKKGYEEYKSTGIKTKYPTPAKYKEEYPYLKEVDSLALANVQLNLEKAFKNFLQNKDFGFPKYKCKSNPVQSYTTNNQNTIYINDSYIKLPKLKSLVKIRLHREIKGVIKSVTIIKNSLDHYFVSILCEEEIEELPKTNKNIGIDLGIKEFATMSDCTKVENLKLTKEYEKKLKREQRKLSKRCKLAKDSDKKLSDSKNYQKQKKKVAKIHNKIRNKRKDFINKLSTKIINNHDIICIEDLNIKGMLKNHKLAKSISDVSWSEFVRQLEYKANWYRRKIIKVPTFYPSSKTCSSCGNIKETLKLSERIYRCECCGLEIDRDYNASINILRKGLEILKEEKVS; encoded by the coding sequence ATGAAGATAGTTAAAAAAGCATATAAATTTAGAATATATCCTACCTTAGAACAAATAATATTTTTCTCAAAAAACTTTGGTTGTGTTAGAAAAATTTATAATCTTATGTTAGATGATAGAAAGAAAGGTTATGAAGAATATAAATCAACAGGAATTAAAACTAAATATCCTACTCCTGCTAAATATAAAGAAGAATATCCTTATTTAAAAGAAGTTGATAGCTTAGCTCTTGCTAATGTACAATTAAATTTAGAAAAGGCTTTTAAGAATTTTCTTCAAAATAAAGATTTTGGTTTTCCAAAATATAAGTGTAAATCCAATCCAGTTCAAAGTTATACTACAAATAATCAAAACACAATATACATTAATGATAGTTACATAAAACTTCCTAAATTAAAATCACTAGTCAAAATTAGATTACATAGAGAAATAAAAGGTGTAATTAAATCAGTAACAATAATTAAAAATAGTCTTGATCATTATTTTGTTTCAATATTATGTGAAGAAGAAATAGAAGAATTACCAAAGACTAATAAAAATATTGGAATAGATTTAGGAATAAAAGAATTTGCAACAATGAGTGATTGTACAAAAGTAGAAAATTTAAAGCTAACAAAAGAATATGAGAAAAAATTGAAAAGAGAACAAAGAAAACTATCAAAGAGATGTAAACTTGCTAAAGATAGCGATAAAAAACTATCAGATAGTAAGAATTATCAAAAGCAAAAGAAAAAAGTAGCAAAAATACATAATAAAATTAGAAATAAAAGAAAAGACTTTATAAATAAGTTGAGTACAAAAATTATCAATAACCACGATATAATCTGTATAGAAGACTTAAATATAAAGGGAATGTTAAAAAATCACAAATTAGCAAAAAGTATATCAGATGTAAGTTGGAGTGAATTTGTAAGGCAACTAGAATATAAAGCAAATTGGTATAGAAGAAAGATTATAAAGGTACCTACATTTTATCCAAGTAGTAAGACTTGTTCAAGTTGTGGTAATATAAAAGAAACTCTAAAATTATCAGAAAGAATATATCGTTGTGAATGTTGTGGACTAGAAATAGATAGAGATTATAATGCAAGTATAAATATATTAAGAAAAGGTTTAGAAATATTAAAAGAAGAAAAAGTAAGTTAG
- the murA gene encoding UDP-N-acetylglucosamine 1-carboxyvinyltransferase, with translation MVEAFKIVGGNKIAGELKVDGSKNSTLPIMIATLVEKGTYILRNVPDLRDIRTLVALLQSLGLEVEKLDANSYKIVNNGLSGAEASYDLVKKMRASFLVMGGMLAIEKRGKVALPGGCAIGARPVDLHLKGFEALGAKINIEHGYVEATTENGLVGGNIVLDFPSVGATENIIMAAVKAKGKTILENAAKEPEIEDLCNFLIKMGAKINGVGTSRLEIDGVEKLTACEYTIIADRIVAGTYVIASILFDGSIKVSGIVPEHLSSFLLKLEEMGAKFKIEGDKLEVLSKLSDLKPVKVTTMPHPGFPTDLQSPMMTLMCLVNGVSEIKETIFENRFMHVPELNRMGAKIEIDSSTAKVTGVENFSSAEVMASDLRAGASLILAALKANGESIVNRIYHVDRGYENFEEKFKALGANIERIKTQA, from the coding sequence ATGGTAGAAGCATTTAAAATAGTTGGTGGTAACAAAATAGCTGGAGAATTAAAAGTTGATGGTTCAAAGAACTCAACTCTTCCAATAATGATAGCGACACTGGTAGAAAAAGGGACTTACATTTTAAGAAATGTTCCTGATTTAAGAGATATTAGAACTTTGGTTGCACTTTTACAAAGTTTAGGATTAGAAGTTGAAAAATTAGATGCTAATTCATATAAAATAGTAAACAATGGACTTAGTGGAGCAGAAGCAAGTTATGATTTAGTTAAGAAAATGAGAGCTTCATTCTTAGTAATGGGTGGAATGCTTGCTATTGAAAAAAGAGGAAAAGTTGCTCTACCAGGTGGTTGTGCTATAGGTGCAAGACCTGTTGACTTACACTTAAAAGGTTTTGAAGCTCTAGGAGCTAAAATAAATATAGAACATGGATATGTTGAAGCTACGACAGAAAATGGACTTGTTGGTGGAAATATAGTTCTTGATTTCCCAAGTGTTGGAGCTACAGAAAATATAATAATGGCAGCTGTTAAAGCTAAGGGAAAAACTATTTTAGAAAATGCTGCTAAAGAACCTGAAATAGAAGACTTATGTAACTTTTTAATAAAAATGGGAGCTAAAATAAATGGAGTAGGAACAAGTAGACTTGAAATTGATGGTGTAGAAAAACTAACTGCTTGTGAATACACTATAATTGCAGATAGAATAGTGGCAGGAACGTATGTAATAGCTTCTATCCTATTTGACGGAAGTATAAAAGTTTCTGGAATAGTTCCAGAACATCTATCAAGTTTCCTATTAAAACTTGAAGAAATGGGAGCTAAATTTAAAATTGAAGGAGATAAATTAGAAGTTTTATCTAAATTATCTGATTTAAAACCTGTGAAGGTAACTACTATGCCTCACCCTGGTTTCCCAACAGATTTACAATCTCCAATGATGACACTTATGTGTTTAGTAAATGGAGTTAGCGAAATAAAAGAAACAATATTTGAAAATAGATTTATGCATGTGCCAGAACTTAATAGAATGGGAGCTAAAATAGAAATAGACTCATCAACTGCTAAAGTAACAGGAGTTGAAAACTTCTCATCAGCTGAAGTTATGGCTAGTGACTTGAGAGCTGGAGCTTCTTTAATACTTGCTGCACTTAAAGCAAATGGAGAAAGTATAGTAAATAGAATCTATCATGTGGATAGAGGTTATGAAAATTTTGAAGAAAAATTCAAAGCTCTAGGAGCAAATATAGAAAGAATTAAGACTCAAGCTTAA
- the rlmB gene encoding 23S rRNA (guanosine(2251)-2'-O)-methyltransferase RlmB, which produces MERIIGVNPVTEALLNKEKNIEKLELYNGLKGETVQKLKELASKRNIKIFYTNKKIDNSQGVAVYISNFDYYKDFDEAYEELASKDKSVVLILDEIQDPRNFGAIIRSAEVFKVDLILIPERNSVRINETVVKTSTGAIEYVNISKVTNLSDTINKLKKLDYWVYGAAGEASINYNEEDYPNKIVLVLGNEGSGIRKKVREHCDKLIKIPMFGQINSLNVSVASGILLSRIVNK; this is translated from the coding sequence ATGGAAAGAATTATTGGTGTTAATCCTGTAACAGAAGCCTTATTAAATAAAGAGAAAAATATTGAAAAATTAGAACTCTATAATGGCTTAAAGGGTGAGACAGTACAAAAGCTAAAAGAATTAGCTTCTAAAAGAAACATTAAAATTTTCTACACAAATAAAAAAATAGATAATTCTCAAGGTGTAGCTGTATATATAAGTAATTTTGATTACTATAAAGATTTTGATGAAGCCTATGAGGAGCTTGCTTCTAAAGACAAGTCAGTAGTTTTAATCTTAGATGAAATTCAAGATCCTAGAAACTTTGGTGCAATAATAAGAAGTGCTGAAGTATTCAAAGTTGATTTAATACTAATACCTGAAAGAAACTCAGTTAGAATAAATGAAACTGTTGTTAAAACTTCAACAGGAGCTATAGAATATGTTAATATCTCTAAGGTAACTAATCTATCTGACACAATAAACAAGTTAAAGAAATTAGATTATTGGGTATATGGAGCAGCTGGAGAAGCTAGTATCAACTACAATGAAGAAGACTATCCTAATAAAATTGTTTTAGTTCTTGGAAATGAAGGTAGTGGAATTAGAAAAAAAGTTAGAGAACACTGTGATAAACTAATTAAAATTCCAATGTTTGGGCAAATAAATTCTTTAAATGTCTCTGTTGCAAGTGGAATACTGCTGTCAAGAATTGTCAATAAATAA
- a CDS encoding sigma-70 family RNA polymerase sigma factor: MEENINTILKKAQTGDSEAIDWILKEYSKILSFNAQKYYLIGAEQEDLLQEGILGLLKAIKFYDETKSSFSSFAFLCIRREMISAIRKANTQKNSVLNEALATSSMIEDGSDVDNYISSENNPEEAYLLKEEIKEFKNFSDKNFSKFEKEVLKYLIRGYSYREIAKILSKNLKSIDNTIQRIRKKSEDWINKEEI; encoded by the coding sequence ATGGAAGAAAATATAAATACTATTTTAAAGAAAGCTCAAACTGGAGACAGTGAGGCTATAGATTGGATTTTAAAAGAGTATTCAAAAATTTTATCTTTTAATGCACAAAAATACTATTTAATAGGTGCTGAACAAGAAGATTTGCTACAAGAAGGTATTTTAGGACTATTAAAAGCTATAAAATTCTATGATGAAACTAAATCTTCTTTCAGTAGTTTTGCTTTTCTGTGCATAAGAAGAGAAATGATAAGTGCTATAAGAAAGGCTAATACTCAAAAAAATTCTGTTTTGAATGAAGCTTTAGCAACAAGTTCAATGATAGAAGATGGTTCTGATGTAGATAACTATATTTCTTCAGAAAATAATCCTGAAGAGGCTTATCTTTTAAAAGAAGAGATAAAAGAGTTTAAGAATTTTTCAGATAAAAATTTTAGTAAATTTGAAAAAGAAGTTTTGAAATACTTAATAAGAGGTTACTCATATAGAGAAATTGCTAAAATCTTATCTAAAAACCTAAAAAGTATAGACAATACTATTCAAAGAATTAGAAAAAAAAGTGAAGATTGGATAAATAAAGAAGAAATTTAA